From Aedes albopictus strain Foshan chromosome 1, AalbF5, whole genome shotgun sequence, one genomic window encodes:
- the LOC109407658 gene encoding uncharacterized protein LOC109407658 — protein sequence MSESTNRGLNMIIIYHLMIFLNRLIQGGKELYDFDRANAPAPHPRTVQRYLQHNSELVREGQLLVGELKNFLQRNGYPMAVCWSEDATRISGGVEYNSILDQLTGLVAPMDDNGMPKMDLFNCSSPLKIVNDLKQYPIARYVQLCMVQPLARHASPFCVNFYCTNNKFTTQDVLKRWQFVEQEFIKEGIQIVAKSTDGDSRFIGGMMEQMKLPPETDSESRPDNAYGDWYIATVKDSKICVQDTTHLVNKFRTRLMKTDQQLQIGTMRISNQHLMELIQCVSKDQHGLTITDLNENDKMKFRPVEKITKDSVIELLRQHVPLSGGTVQFLTMMSEIMSSYMSSDMAPLRRVYNIWKVLLIVRAWRNWCYAKHGNLQKCITTNAYWGLEINAHALISYIDLCRRENIQFLVDHLHSQTCEAAFRDTRSLTSTASTVVNFTIQGFESRLNRIQMKRDIMARQQASLNFPRSKSESVDETPTVLPNEDDISRTVEEAMRAASEILIGLGVEESNLSFEHTIRRKCQLPGENSTFQYVDVPDEHVHENPESLYSDKCPSFQFVDVPEIAEDDEDNVVEASEVFANVGKELHLKDAVSYKNTFKIRNRNGRIVSVKKRTFLWMLTSDLVKCSTDRVHRFKDGDVISNSGQPRSLNGVCENVSLGEFLLVRSNGQINVVKVYGFKFLKGKNQSCSLTTVPLVAPSGVNPRGIGIIGNFFDLVEYGNDIVLELSNVEQVDIKCYLSHLKKPSIESMILYYSSDTAEYIQSLK from the exons ATGTCTGAATCAACTAACCGAGGTTTAAACATGATAATCATCTATCATTTAATGATATTCCTCAACAGGCTAATCCAAGGCGGCAAGGAATTGTACGATTTTGACCGAGCAAACGCACCGGCCCCACACCCGCGCACAGTTCAAAGGTATCTGCAACATAACTCCGAACTGGTTCGTGAGGGGCAGCTATTGGTGGGGGAGCTGAAAAACTTCCTTCAAAGAAATGGATATCCAATGGCGGTGTGTTGGAGCGAAGACGCCACCCGCATTAGTGGTGGGGTGGAGTACAACTCTATTCTGGATCAACTCACTGGACTGGTTGCACCGATGGATGACAATGGAATGCCGAAAATGGATCTGTTCAACTGCTCATCCCCTCTGAAAATCGTGAATGATTTGAAACAGTACCCAATCGCGCGCTACGTGCAGCTATGCATGGTCCAACCTTTGGCCCGGCATGCTTCTCCGTTCTGCGTGAATTTTTACTGTACAAATAACAAGTTCACAACACAAGATGTATTAAAGCGATGGCAGTTTGTGGAACAGGAGTTTATTAAAGAGGGCATACAAATAGTTGCAAAGTCCACAGATGGAGACAGCCGGTTTATTGGTGGGATGATGGAGCAAATGAAACTTCCCCCAGAAACCGATTCAGAAAGCAGACCAGATAATGCGTATGGTGATTGGTACATTGCGACCGTCAAAGACAGTAAAAtatgtgtacaagacacaacacACCTGGTTAATAAATTTCGAACACGTTTAATGAAAACGGACCAGCAGCTACAAATAG GTACCATGCGAATTTCCAATCAACACCTAATGGAACTGATACAGTGTGTCTCGAAAGACCAACATGGCTTGACCATAACCGATTTGAACGAGAACGATAAAATGAAATTTCGGCCAGTGGAGAAAATTACGAAGGATTCTGTCATTGAACTCTTGCGTCAGCACGTTCCTTTATCTGGCGGAACCGTGCAGTTTCTGACAATGATGTCCGAGATAATGTCTTCGTACATGAGTTCGGATATGGCGCCGTTACGAAGAGTATATAATATTTG GAAAGTACTGCTTATTGTTCGCGCCTGGCGAAATTGGTGCTATGCCAAACATGGAAATTTGCAGAAATGCATAACCACAAATGCATATTGGGGACTTGAAATTAATGCTCACGCATTAATTAGCTACATAGATCTCTGTCGAAGAGAGAACATCCAGTTTCTGGTAGACCACCTACACAGTCAAACGTGTGAGGCAGCCTTCAGGGATACACGATCATTGACATCGACCGCATCAACCGTGGTAAATTTCACTATACAAGGATTTGAATCCCGTTTGAACCGAATTCAAATGAAAAGGGACATCATGGCTAGACAGCAGGCCTCACTGAATTTCCCTCGGTCAAAAAGCGAATCAGTTGACGAGACACCAACCGTTCTACCTAATGAAGACGATATTTCACGCACCGTCGAAGAAGCTATGAGAGCGGCGTCAGAAATACTGATCGGTTTGGGAGTTGAGGAATCGAATCTATCATTCGAGCACACAATTCGTCGAAAATGCCAACTACCAGGTGAAAACTCAACATTCCAGTATGTCGATGTTCCAGACGAGCACGTACATGAGAATCCAGAATCACTATATTCCGACAAATGTCCCTCATTTCAATTTGTTGATGTGCCTGAAATTGCAGAGGATGACGAGGACAATGTCGTTGAAGCGTCCGAGGTGTTTGCAAATGTCGGAAAAGAACTCCATCTGAAGGATGCAGTATCCTACAAAAACACTTTCAAAATTAGGAACCGCAACGGCAGAATTGTAAGTGTGAAAAAGAGAACCTTTTTGTGGATGCTAACGTCAGATTTAGTCAAATGTTCCACTGATCGAGTGCATCGATTCAAAGACGGAGATGTTATTTCCAACTCCGGACAGCCACGATCGCTCAACGGAGTCTGTGAGAACGTGTCATTGGGCGAATTCCTCTTGGTGCGCAGCAATGGCCAGATCAATGTCGTCAAAGTGTATGGGTTCAAATTCCTGAAAGGTAAAAATCAGTCCTGCTCACTCACTACGGTTCCTTTGGTAGCCCCTTCTGGAGTGAACCCCAGAGGAATAGGAATCATAGGTAATTTTTTTGATCTTGTTGAGTATGGTAATGATATTGTGTTGGAGCTCTCAAATGTGGAGCAAGTTGACATTAAGTGTTACTTATCCCATTTGAAGAAACCTTCAATAGAATCGATGATTTTATATTACTCGAGCGATACTGCAGAATACATACAAAGTCTAAAATAA